In Thalassoglobus sp. JC818, a single window of DNA contains:
- a CDS encoding NAD-dependent epimerase/dehydratase family protein, with translation MARIAVITGSAGLIGAEAVRFFADQGFQVVGIDNNLRKEFFGEDASTDWSRKRLEEEIPGYEHHDVDIRHADRLRPIFADFGTDIEVVIHTAAQPSHDWAASDPMTDFSVNATGTLTLLELVREYAPQASFVFTSTNKVYGDTPNRLPLRELDTRWEIEEAHPFFAHGIDESMSVDQTKHSLFGVSKLAADSLVQEYGRYFGMNTVCFRGGCLTGPGHSGTQLHGFLSYLAKCCLTGKQYTIFGYNGKQVRDNIHSLDLVKMFWEYHQNPIPGAVYNAGGGRFSNCSMLEAIQKCEEIVDRKMNFVYSDDNRIGDHIWYISDTRRFQNDYPNWKQQYSIDDIIEEICEAAIVSVG, from the coding sequence ATGGCGCGTATTGCAGTGATCACTGGATCTGCCGGATTGATTGGGGCGGAAGCGGTTCGCTTTTTCGCCGATCAAGGATTTCAGGTTGTCGGAATCGACAACAACCTTCGCAAAGAGTTTTTCGGGGAAGATGCCTCCACGGACTGGAGTAGAAAACGTCTCGAAGAAGAGATTCCAGGCTATGAGCATCACGATGTCGACATCCGCCATGCTGATCGACTCAGGCCGATTTTTGCCGACTTCGGAACCGACATCGAAGTTGTGATTCATACCGCTGCTCAACCTTCTCACGACTGGGCAGCCAGCGACCCGATGACCGATTTCTCGGTGAACGCAACGGGTACGCTCACTCTGCTCGAACTCGTGCGTGAATATGCTCCACAAGCATCGTTTGTATTTACCTCAACGAACAAAGTGTACGGAGACACTCCGAATCGGTTGCCGCTGAGAGAGTTGGATACACGCTGGGAGATTGAAGAAGCCCATCCGTTTTTTGCACATGGAATCGACGAGAGCATGTCCGTCGATCAGACCAAACACTCACTCTTCGGGGTCTCCAAACTCGCAGCTGATTCCTTAGTGCAGGAGTATGGCCGCTACTTTGGAATGAACACAGTGTGCTTTCGCGGAGGTTGTCTGACGGGACCGGGACATTCCGGAACGCAACTTCATGGCTTCCTTTCCTATCTCGCCAAGTGTTGCCTGACAGGCAAGCAGTACACCATTTTCGGCTACAACGGAAAACAGGTTCGGGACAACATTCACTCGCTCGATCTCGTGAAGATGTTCTGGGAATACCATCAGAATCCGATTCCAGGTGCCGTTTACAATGCTGGTGGGGGACGCTTCAGTAACTGTTCCATGTTGGAAGCAATTCAGAAGTGTGAAGAGATCGTCGATCGCAAGATGAACTTCGTTTACTCGGACGACAACCGGATTGGCGACCACATCTGGTACATCTCCGACACGCGACGATTTCAAAACGATTACCCCAACTGGAAGCAACAATACTCGATTGATGACATTATCGAGGAGATCTGCGAAGCGGCGATTGTCAGCGTCGGTTGA
- a CDS encoding glycosyltransferase family 2 protein, with protein sequence MKLSIVIPAYNEEQNIGRCLEELQAVVRDKHQLEYEIVVVNDNSTDGTPNVVQDAMLLDRNIRLVNRTPPGGFGRAVRSGIDAVTGEVVVVYMADLSDDPEDVIAYYRKIEEGYDCVFGSRFIKGASVDKYPRFKLIVNRIVNTCIRILFRTKFNDLTNAFKAYHISVIRDCGPYRASHFNITLELSLSALIREYRITQIPIRWYGRTWGSSNLRLQEMGRRYLCTVLTFFFQRFLIKDDLLAEKCPKLTSEMRRSTDIPLDLILGTISEELASRTPSVDRTNSTTAASTPTLG encoded by the coding sequence ATGAAACTCTCCATCGTCATTCCGGCCTACAACGAGGAACAGAACATCGGTCGATGCCTCGAAGAATTGCAGGCGGTCGTCCGTGACAAACATCAGCTCGAATACGAAATCGTTGTCGTCAACGATAACAGCACCGACGGAACTCCTAACGTTGTTCAGGATGCGATGCTTTTGGATCGCAATATCCGTTTAGTGAACCGAACTCCACCGGGAGGTTTCGGACGGGCGGTCAGATCTGGAATCGATGCTGTGACGGGGGAAGTTGTGGTTGTCTATATGGCCGATCTCTCGGACGATCCGGAAGACGTCATTGCTTACTATCGAAAAATCGAAGAAGGCTACGACTGCGTCTTTGGATCTCGGTTCATCAAGGGTGCCTCGGTCGACAAGTACCCGCGATTCAAACTCATCGTGAATCGCATCGTCAACACCTGCATTCGAATTCTGTTTCGAACGAAGTTCAATGACCTGACGAACGCATTCAAGGCTTATCACATTTCGGTGATCCGCGATTGCGGACCGTATCGCGCCAGCCACTTCAACATTACGCTGGAACTCTCGCTGTCTGCCTTGATTCGAGAATACCGTATTACCCAGATTCCCATTCGCTGGTACGGACGGACCTGGGGCTCATCGAATCTCAGGCTTCAAGAGATGGGCCGTCGGTACCTGTGCACCGTACTGACGTTCTTCTTCCAACGCTTTCTGATCAAAGATGATCTGCTTGCGGAGAAATGCCCCAAGTTGACATCGGAAATGCGGCGAAGCACTGATATTCCGCTGGATCTAATCCTCGGAACGATTTCCGA